One region of Etheostoma cragini isolate CJK2018 chromosome 16, CSU_Ecrag_1.0, whole genome shotgun sequence genomic DNA includes:
- the sgtb gene encoding small glutamine-rich tetratricopeptide repeat-containing protein beta, with translation MAVEKRLAFSIVQFLRDQTHCGALNSDEQESLEVAIQCLETTFKISSSDCHLAVPQPLTEIFLNSLLKNDNITIPETSPSPEDIERAEQLKNEGNNHMKEENYRCAVECYTMAIDLDLRNAVYYCNRAAAHSKLGHYTEATGDCERAIGIDPTYSKAYGRMGLALTAMTKYPEAISYFKKALVLDPENDTYKSNLKIAEQKQKEATSPIAAGLGFDMASLINNPAFISMAASVMQNQQVQQLMSGMMSNAVGGPAAGVGGLSDISSLIEAGQQFAQQIQQQNPELIEQLRNHIRSRSFSGSAEEHS, from the exons ATGGCAGTGGAGAAGCGTCTGGCATTCTCTATTGTGCAGTTCCTACGAGATCAAACACATTGCGGTGCTTTGAATTCTGATGAGCAGGAGAGCCTTGAAG TTGCGATACAGTGTTTGGAGACAACCTTTAAGATCAGCTCCAGTGACTGCCATCTTGCTGTGCCACAGCCTCTGACCGAGATATTCCTCAATTCCCTACTCAAG AATGACAACATTACCATACCAGAGACCTCCCCATCTCCAGAAGACATTGAACGAGCAGAGCAACTTAAAAATGAAG gaaACAATCACATGAAAGAAGAGAACTACAGATGTGCAGTGGAGTGCTACACAATGGCCATTGACCTGGACCTAAGAAACGCTGTGTACTACTGCAATAG GGCTGCAGCTCACAGTAAACTGGGACATTATACAGAGGCAACTGGGGACTGTGAGAGAGCCATTGGGATTGATCCTACCTACAGCAAAGCCTATGGGAGGATGGG TTTGGCTTTGACAGCAATGACCAAGTATCCAGAGGCGATTTCCTACTTCAAGAAAGCATTGGTATTAGACCCTGAGAATGATACCTACAAATCCAACCTGAAGATTGCAGAGCAGAAGCAAAAAGAAGCGACCAGCCCG ATAGCGGCCGGATTAGGATTTGACATGGCTAGTTTAATCAACAACCCTGCCTTCATCAGCATG GCTGCAAGCGTGATGCAGAATCAACAAGTACAACAGCT TATGTCAGGAATGATGTCCAATGCAGTCGGGGGTCCTGCAGCAGGAGTGGGTGGACTGTCAGACATTTCCAGCTTGATTGAAGC GGGACAACAGTTTGCCCAGCAGATCCAGCAGCAGAACCCAGAGCTGATCGAGCAGTTAAGGAACCACATCCGGAGCCGCTCCTTCAGCGGCAGCGCCGAGGAGCACTCATGA